One part of the Flavobacterium johnsoniae UW101 genome encodes these proteins:
- a CDS encoding response regulator, with product MSLNVLVVDDHPMTVDSYINLLSDEEFQTTKPNFITSYNCEDAYNKITLMSKQDKNIDFALLDINLPPYKKLNISNGIDLALLVRGKFKNCKIVLLTMHSEPLTVDKIIKSVRPEGFISKSDINFELFPVFCKRILNGEILQSTAIIESQRDLFKKNINWDNHDNQILILISQGVKTVNLPDYIPLSMSAIEKRKASIKDQLLKEKGSDKDLIEKAKKLGLL from the coding sequence ATGAGTCTAAATGTTCTAGTGGTAGACGACCATCCTATGACAGTGGATAGTTATATAAACCTATTATCTGATGAAGAATTTCAAACAACAAAGCCTAATTTTATTACCAGTTACAATTGTGAAGACGCTTACAATAAAATAACGCTTATGTCAAAGCAGGACAAGAATATTGATTTTGCTTTATTAGATATTAACCTTCCGCCTTACAAAAAACTTAATATTAGTAATGGTATTGATCTTGCACTACTCGTTAGAGGGAAATTTAAAAACTGTAAGATAGTTTTACTTACAATGCATAGTGAGCCATTGACAGTCGATAAGATCATCAAAAGTGTAAGACCAGAAGGCTTTATATCTAAAAGTGATATTAATTTTGAACTATTTCCTGTTTTCTGTAAAAGAATATTAAATGGAGAAATACTGCAAAGCACAGCCATAATAGAATCACAGAGAGACTTATTCAAAAAAAATATAAATTGGGATAATCATGATAACCAAATCTTAATTTTAATTTCTCAAGGTGTAAAAACGGTAAATCTTCCAGATTATATTCCGCTTTCTATGAGTGCCATCGAAAAAAGAAAAGCCAGTATAAAAGACCAGCTTTTAAAAGAAAAAGGCAGTGA